Genomic DNA from Trypanosoma brucei brucei TREU927 chromosome 9, whole genome shotgun sequence:
CAAGAAAAATTTGCGGCTCTCTGGCACTTCCTCCTGCAAGTATCATCTTGTATTCAAATATTTTTCTCTATAGAAATACCCGTTCTATATTTCGATTACGATCTCTATGTGTTACCGCCAGTTTGTGAAAGCTCCCTCTATCATGAAGGTTAGCTGAATTGAAGCGCTGTTTCAACACACTCCTCCAACCACGCAAACCCCTGAATGACAGCGACTTTTTTGAGCGCCTGAAGCTGAGTGTGGATTGGCTTTGCCTTTCCCACGAGAGGCCCACAACATGTTTGATTGATAGAGTTTGCTGTGACCTCGTGACACTTACCACAAACAAAGTCCTGCTTTGTATAGCTCATTACCAGTGTGTTTACTTTGCGTACGAGGTAAGACTCGACGGCGGAGGCGAATATGGGGGCACTGCATCCATTGCAGCGCATTCGTTTCTCCCGAATGCTCAGATCAAGAAGAACATCTGCATTACAAAAGCTACATTGAAACATCAGCTGGTGGCAATCGGTGTCTGCATCAGCAGTAATCTGTGCCAGTGGAGAGAAGGGACTCACCCCACACAGCCTCAGACAGTTATTTCGTACCTTTCCCAAAACCCCGTCGTTGGGGAACAGTTCCAATAGTCGACAAACCACCTTTGTGTACTCCAGTGCGACCGCAGCACCTGTTAGAGTTGTCTCACCAGCTGGGAACCCCTTTTCATGGAGATCCTTCCGCTCCGTGAGGTCGTGAACCTCCTCAATAAGTTCGGTGTGAAGTTTTCCTTCAACCAACTTCTTGTAAACGCCAACTATCCTCGTAAGaatttgttcattttttgtcGCCAACACGACTGTTGGATCCTCTTGAACCTCGACAAGCACGCTCTCCCGCGCCAACGCTATCGCGCGCAAGGTCCCCTCTATTCGAACCAATAAGATGTCCCTAACCTTTTTTGGCAGCTTACTCCATATGGTGAAGGAGTACTCAACTAGCATCTCGTCTAACACCACCTGATCTTTCTCTTTTAGAGATTTGCATCCTTCGCTCGTGACATACAAAAATACGTAGTCCCGCTTGTCAAGAATGACAAACGGGCACCAGTAACGAATCGGTTTCAGGGACAAGAGGAGGAGCATCGGCTGGTCCTTTAAGGAATCCACCATGAATCGTGCGAAGCTCACCGTATCTTGAATGGTGTGCTTCGGAGTCAGAACAACGATGGAGTCACCATCTACCTTCACCGTACGACCACCAAGCTTCGCAAGGCTAAATAAGACAGTTGTCAGTGCACGGTGTGCCAGCGTACTCACCAACTCTAACAGCCGCGGCTCGTAACATGATGAAACGGGGTCCCGAATCCACCGAGAGAAGCTAGCGAGAAGAACATCTGCTACAGCGTTGGTTCGCACTTGACCCAACAAATCCGAGACGAGATCTCGCAGTATGTTAAAGTGTGTGGTTACACCTTGGTTGCACAGAGCATGGGCATTAGGGTCATCGCCTTCTTGAATCAACTGTGAGAACAACACGGCGACCACATCGAGCCGCGCCAAACTAAACTCAACGCCCCACGAAAGGTAACCACCGGGCATGACAACCTGCCGCGGTCGCTCCTCTATGGAATCGAAGGCGATAGATACATCACGCGAGTTCCATAAGACATGGGCACGAGCATGCAGTGCTCTCGTGAAGAGCACATCCCAAGCATGGACACTCGTGTCTTGCATCAGATTGCATAGAGGGATACGGGAGAGGCGACTAAATGAGATGCGCTCCTCTACCCAAAGTAGAGATGCACAATAGCGCTGCAGCAGCCTCCGTGCGAGTAACCGTGTCCACCGGAATGGATCAGAAAGCAGGCGTTCATCCTCCGCTGCACCAAGGATACGGAGATATGGGAGTGATGACGGAAGGCAACGTTGTTCAATAAGTTGCGTCGTAGTGATACTACTTTCAAGGACAGCAAACAACGGTGAGCCCCCTCCTTCCATCACTCCATTTAGTGAGCGATAGACGAGTCGCCACGCATTTTCGGTATCTGCGACGACCTCCCACGTCACATCCAGCGGAACCTCAGTACTGTTGAGAGACTGTGCTGCCTCAAAGAACAATGTTCTCCAATTTATTGTTGGGGCAGGCGCCGAGGCTGGTTGAATTATAGCTACGAAAGCAGTATGATCGAAGTGGTTCACAAGCCCAATTATGCCGCGGGTGTCGGAAGCGacgtgaaaaagaaatacaaaacGGTTAGACGAATTTTGGAGGTAATTTCCGGTGGGGACACTCGTAAGTTCATCTACGCTAAAAGTCCCTCTTGCATATGGTCTCTGCCTCGCGTTTCGCAGATAATCGTCAACTAAAACGTTCGCACAGCACCCGATTTTTTCAATCATCACCTCAGCTCGTGTAATGTGATCCTCATAAACCATGTGGACATCCTCTCGTCCTGTGAGTAATCCATTCAGCATTCTTTCGCCCTCTCGACCCGGAGGTAAATCAACATGCAACAGGTTTGTCGAGCTTCGACTTCGAGGTAAAACAAGCGCATTGGTAACAGGTTTCGCGGAGGGTAAAAATGCATTATGATCGGCATCAACAACAATGCGCCGTGGAACAATGCACCGGAAGGTGTAGAGGGTTTTATCCAGAGCTGCGATAACCGCCACCGTACCGTCGTCAGCTTTGTCCGTTCGTATTTCCATGATATGCCAGGTTGTCGATAGTGCTTTAGTTTTCACATCAATGAAGTGGCTGCTAGTTGGCTGTCCATCCGCTGTGAGTAACTCACTTTCTTTCATCATTTGTCGGCGTAACGTAGCGCGACGTGTCCACGCTTGCTTCTGCAGCTTCAACCAAGCCCCCACACGTGCATCTGCGAAGAAAGCGGCATCCATAGGGTGGTTGCTGTTCGGTGCAAAATACTTGGACTTTAGCATTTCAACATCCTCAATTTCATGTAACTCTGCCTCACGCACAAGGCGGTATCCCTCATCGTCAGACACATTAACGATACTAGCAACGTCCGAGTCAGTACCTTCGCTTTCTTGAAGGTAGTAAACATCGCCGTTAACCACCCCTGCAGAACCATTCTTCTTACGACGCACATCTTTCTCTCCACCGGATGAGGGGGCCACCCCATCGCCCGTAACAAGATCCTCCACATCAGGCACACCACCGTCACCTGGTTTAGCCTTGACGAACATATTTGTCAGCGTCGTTTGCTTGAATCTTGAGTTCAGTTGTTGAACACGCTTCTGAAGCCAGTCCGGGTACGGCACTCGTGGGACTGGGTTGGGGACCTGCTGTAGCGCGGCAGGAATCGTTATAATTTTCTGCACGCATGCGTTGTAGCGAGCAATGTAATAATCCCAGTCAAGCAAATGTTGAAGGTCTACATTAGCGGATATGGAGTTGTCACCCGTCCATTTGCGTAAGAAGTGTGTGCGAATGGCAGGATCTGCCCGGAAAATAGTGAGTGGAATCGCCCGCTCAGTAACAGGGCGGCCGCTGGGAAGACGCGAGATCACGAATTGGCAAGCAAGTCCCTTATCTTTAACCATCTGTGGACCAAGGAAGTCTCCAATACGTCGAGCTGTTGTCAGTGCAAGGGACTTCTGCGAGTCAGGATATTCTGACAGACGTCGAGTCATGTTGCTGCTCTCCGACAGCTTCTCAAGAATCTCCTCTGGGTCGTAGCCCTCGCCCTTGGAGTACAACATGTCGAGTGCGACGTTAGCTGCAACGGCCGCTGAGGCATACGATTCAACCAGGGTGGTGCCGTCCAAGAAGCGACGAAACACCTGCGATTGAAAATCCTTTATAAGCATCAACTCCCCACGTCGCTTGAGCTCGAACCCCTTCAAATCAGCAAGTCGGCCGTCCGGGTCAAACACGGCGTAACGTTTCTTAAtacctttcccctcctccctaCTCGCTGGGAGCATCATTGCTAGATAGGGCCCATCAACTTCAAAATATATGGAGCACTCGCTACGGCGTTCGTACAAACCGGGTCCAACGCAAGTTTGGTACTGATGGTTTGTATATCCGTCATGCACCATTTTGTTGAGCACAATACAGGGGTAGGAAATAGTCACCTTTGGTGTCGATGGGTTAGTTGTTGTGAAGGTAAAGTTCTCTGGGAAGGTGTTCGGAAGGCAGCACCAAATGCCATCCGTATCCAATTCAAGGGTGACTCCAATCTGTTGTACTAGCGCACGCGCCATTTGAATCAGCGTGGCACCGAGGTATGTGACAATGCCAGCCATTTCCATGCTGTACCAGCGGCTCCCTTTGCGCATTACGTAGCCATAGAATGAGTTCAGAATGCACTTGTGAGCTAGCTGGAGGGACTCCATTTGCACACAACGACTTTTGCAAAGCTTGATTTCTTCGGTGTCTTTGGCATTGTCCAACCTCTTCTTCCACGTTTTGAGGGCCGCTTTGTACTCGTATCTGCGGTCTCGAAACAGACGCACTGTGTCCACGTAGAAGGAGTTTTCGCGCTGACAAACAACGTCGCTCCGCATGATCTCACGGGATTCGTGGATTTTGCCGTAAGCCTTCCTGCTGTACTCGGCAAGGCGCTTCTTGAGCATGTTAAACTTTGTGGACTCCTGTAATTTGTAATACGCCTTAGGGCCACCTgcatcctcatcctcatcgCTACCGGAGCCATCTTGATCCTTTTGGAACTCCTTATGCAGCAGTGCATTCCGCGCCTCCTGGCGCTGAAAGTTGTTCTCGTGCCTGTAGTCGCTCTTGACATCGTTCTGTCGTTTCGCGAAGGGGcgcctcttcttttcgtACGCAGTTCCCTCCAAAACATTGTCTTTGCGGTTGCCGTACGTTTTCTTTTGGACAGCTGATAGGTTGGCCTGCTGAATAACCGATTCCGCAAAAGACTCGTTCTCCAGCTGCGCCTTGACACGTTGATACTCATGGCGACCCGCTGTAAGGAATTCACCCTTCCATTTCCACGCCATAGTCCTTTTGCAGAAGTGTTCGTTCGTCGGAGAATTGAAACAACATCCCGCGCACACCTCAGCCTTCGGAATGGCGTAAGGTTGCAACCTATTTGTGAGAATAATGTTCGGGTACATTGCACCGACGTCCAGATGGTATATGATGGGCGTGGCATACTGAGATGGTCGATCACGTAGAACTTCAAGTCTAGCTTTGATGCTATCACGGATTTCC
This window encodes:
- a CDS encoding DNA polymerase epsilon catalytic subunit, putative translates to MNCSVQMPPPQDEWPIMESGTRTGWLFNYHPTSVAAPESAFDRHGGSGVRAALVLLFTDHEREVFQVNLFYNPYIFVSAVEGHEHEVELGMMSLFGPQLICHIEIVEKEDLDLINHLSGRKRLYLKVSFSNVQDLTTVRGRLEKIVKRNASMGASNTLLNPLDRSIGDVMAKTFEDDPVNSTTASERWFDWVHEIREYDVKYSMRVGIDLGVFVGLWYDVKVHEGETQLIRCDLNAYAPAMPRVCAFDIETTKAPLKFPQPEVDQIYMISYVLDGRGYLIVNREIVATDIHQFEYTPKPEYEGIFDTFNEPDEKALLQRFYSEMRLYQPTVYVTYNGDYFDFPFIHARSLFHHLSMREELGFSQNSEGAFVANKLVHLDCFYWVKRDSYLPQGSQGLKAVTKYKLGYEPIEVDPEDMLPLAQSNPQQMASYSVSDALSTWFLYQKYVHPFIYSLSTIIPMAPDDVLRKGSGGLCESLLMVQAYANNVIFPNKKEIKLERFFNGHLIDSETYIGGRVEALRSGVYRSDIPIHFQMSADMYQKLIDDLDDALRFSLEVENSVKMNEVTNYEEIRDSIKARLEVLRDRPSQYATPIIYHLDVGAMYPNIILTNRLQPYAIPKAEVCAGCCFNSPTNEHFCKRTMAWKWKGEFLTAGRHEYQRVKAQLENESFAESVIQQANLSAVQKKTYGNRKDNVLEGTAYEKKRRPFAKRQNDVKSDYRHENNFQRQEARNALLHKEFQKDQDGSGSDEDEDAGGPKAYYKLQESTKFNMLKKRLAEYSRKAYGKIHESREIMRSDVVCQRENSFYVDTVRLFRDRRYEYKAALKTWKKRLDNAKDTEEIKLCKSRCVQMESLQLAHKCILNSFYGYVMRKGSRWYSMEMAGIVTYLGATLIQMARALVQQIGVTLELDTDGIWCCLPNTFPENFTFTTTNPSTPKVTISYPCIVLNKMVHDGYTNHQYQTCVGPGLYERRSECSIYFEVDGPYLAMMLPASREEGKGIKKRYAVFDPDGRLADLKGFELKRRGELMLIKDFQSQVFRRFLDGTTLVESYASAAVAANVALDMLYSKGEGYDPEEILEKLSESSNMTRRLSEYPDSQKSLALTTARRIGDFLGPQMVKDKGLACQFVISRLPSGRPVTERAIPLTIFRADPAIRTHFLRKWTGDNSISANVDLQHLLDWDYYIARYNACVQKIITIPAALQQVPNPVPRVPYPDWLQKRVQQLNSRFKQTTLTNMFVKAKPGDGGVPDVEDLVTGDGVAPSSGGEKDVRRKKNGSAGVVNGDVYYLQESEGTDSDVASIVNVSDDEGYRLVREAELHEIEDVEMLKSKYFAPNSNHPMDAAFFADARVGAWLKLQKQAWTRRATLRRQMMKESELLTADGQPTSSHFIDVKTKALSTTWHIMEIRTDKADDGTVAVIAALDKTLYTFRCIVPRRIVVDADHNAFLPSAKPVTNALVLPRSRSSTNLLHVDLPPGREGERMLNGLLTGREDVHMVYEDHITRAEVMIEKIGCCANVLVDDYLRNARQRPYARGTFSVDELTSVPTGNYLQNSSNRFVFLFHVASDTRGIIGLVNHFDHTAFVAIIQPASAPAPTINWRTLFFEAAQSLNSTEVPLDVTWEVVADTENAWRLVYRSLNGVMEGGGSPLFAVLESSITTTQLIEQRCLPSSLPYLRILGAAEDERLLSDPFRWTRLLARRLLQRYCASLLWVEERISFSRLSRIPLCNLMQDTSVHAWDVLFTRALHARAHVLWNSRDVSIAFDSIEERPRQVVMPGGYLSWGVEFSLARLDVVAVLFSQLIQEGDDPNAHALCNQGVTTHFNILRDLVSDLLGQVRTNAVADVLLASFSRWIRDPVSSCYEPRLLELVSTLAHRALTTVLFSLAKLGGRTVKVDGDSIVVLTPKHTIQDTVSFARFMVDSLKDQPMLLLLSLKPIRYWCPFVILDKRDYVFLYVTSEGCKSLKEKDQVVLDEMLVEYSFTIWSKLPKKVRDILLVRIEGTLRAIALARESVLVEVQEDPTVVLATKNEQILTRIVGVYKKLVEGKLHTELIEEVHDLTERKDLHEKGFPAGETTLTGAAVALEYTKVVCRLLELFPNDGVLGKVRNNCLRLCGVSPFSPLAQITADADTDCHQLMFQCSFCNADVLLDLSIREKRMRCNGCSAPIFASAVESYLVRKVNTLVMSYTKQDFVCGKCHEVTANSINQTCCGPLVGKAKPIHTQLQALKKVAVIQGFAWLEECVETALQFS